The Paracholeplasma morum sequence CGGTTTATCACATTTTTGAAGTACAAGTTAGAAAAAGAAGGCAAGACACTTATGACGATGGATAAATGGTATCCATCATCGAAGTTATGTAGTCACTGTGGCGAGATTCACACTGAACTGAAACTCTCTAACCGAGTGTTTGAGTGTCCAAGTTGTCGACTACACCTAGATCGAGATCACAACGCAGCGATCAATATCAAAAAAGAAGGATTAAGACAATATAAGTTAGCATTTCAGTTATAAAAGGATTATAGAACCGTAGGGACTACGGGGATAGCCTATTGAGTCACTGGTGGGTACATCGGTTTGGATAGGAAGCCCCCGCTTCGATTAAGTGGTGGGTAGTTCACACCCTTGTTAACAATTTAGCAATTTATATAGGCATTAAATAGGCAATTTTTGTGACAAACCTTTTAGATAACTAATCCCTAGAATACTAGAAGAACACTTAGGGTGTTATGAAAATGAGCGATAATAGAATAAGTGATTAACAAATGATGTAAGTCTATTTACTCATAAATTGATAAAGAATAATTTACTAATATTTACTCTAAAGAAAAGAAGGGTATGATGAAATGACAAGTGAGATTCGAACACTATTGCTAGAGTTAGATTGGAATAACAAAGAAAAACAAAATAG is a genomic window containing:
- a CDS encoding zinc ribbon domain-containing protein, which translates into the protein RFITFLKYKLEKEGKTLMTMDKWYPSSKLCSHCGEIHTELKLSNRVFECPSCRLHLDRDHNAAINIKKEGLRQYKLAFQL